ttttacttttaatacttaagtagttttaaaagcttgtactttcttacttttacttaagtaaaataataatgtggtactttgacttttacttgagtaaatttttgtctgtgtatttgtacttttacttaagtacattgtatgagtactttctccaccactgcctttgttttgttttggttcatgACTACAATTTTGATAtaattacaacattttttttaaattatttatttatagcttTTTGTCATACCCCTCGGGCATAACTTCTGTTCTTAAAAGACCTTCAGAGGCTTAATGGTacgaaaaagaaagaaaaaaactaaactgcaCTTTCTGCGAAAAACAGAGAATTAGTCTACTAGATTATTATTAATCCTGCAGACTAATTCCTTATTGACGAATTATTAATTGTGGATATTTTCCAAGTTTTGACTAAAAATGCAATCTTTTAAGCACATGTTTCGTTCCTTCTATCTCGTGTACGCACTTCATTTTGTATCCAAGTTATGTTCCTCTTCTCGACAAAGCCCCTTTTAAGTAGAGAACTACATTTCCCACATTGCAGTGCGAATTTGCGTCATCACCGCGCGTCGGTAGTTGTTTTGAACCGTTGGGTGGAAGATTCGACGCGGCTCGTGGAAGAAGTGTTTTTAATGTGAACGCCTTGTACCAAAGCGTAAGCTACGTCGTCTCCTTTCGTTTGTGGGTTTTATATTGCGAAAAAGCAGCACTATATTTATGTACGTTGTTATGGTATGACACATAAAGCTCATAGAAGTAGTTTGGCTTTATTATGACTCATAATAAGAGCCTTTAAGTTTACAATAGCAATTTGGGgcattcatttctgttttattcacgCTGTGTTGTTTGCGCgtatttaacattttctctctctctctaaatgCATTTATCGCAGACCTCATTTCCGCCGTTTAGATGTTTATGCCAAGAGCGCTGAAGGTAAAGAGACCTGCCCAGGGACCAGCCCATGGCTTGAATAAGAAGAGCAAGGCTGAACAAGAGGATCGCGACCAAGACGACCCGCAGGCATCTTCACGATCAGAGGAACCACGCGAAGACCCAAAAACGCCTGAAGACACAGGTGAACATCTGACAGAGAGAGCAACATGTGCATCTGGAGCCCAGTCCTcagatgacgatgatgatgatgatgaagaagaagagCCAGTCAAGTCTTTCAGAAAGAGCCAGAGATGGCCCGAGCCTGGAGAACCTGTGTGCGTGATGTGCGGCCGCTATGGGGAGTACATATGCGATGCCACTGATAATGACGTCTGCAGTCTTGAATGCAAAGCCAACCACTTACTCCAGATGGGGATCAGAGCTGGGGATCATGCCTTTGACGTCAAGGACGAAAACACCGAGAACAGGACCCCCGAAGCTCGCCCCCCGGCAGCGAACACGGGGGCAAACGAAGCAGGCTATTCCTACAGGGAAGACCCGTTCATATCCGGCCTCGCCGACGAACAGGTGGAGCGAATCAGATCGGAGCTTGGCATTAAAGCCGAGGGGAGAGACGTCAGAAGGCCCATCGTCGAGTTCGAACACTGCGGCTTCCCGCCGGCGTTGAGCGGCAACCTGAAAAAGGCCGGTTACGAGGCGCCCACGCCGGTCCAGATGCAGATGGTGCCTGTTGGCCTCACCGGCAGGGATGTGATCGCCAGCGCTGACACTGGGTCGGGGAAGACCGTCGCTTTCCTGCTGCCTGTGGTTGTGAGAGCCCTGGAGGTACGCTAGCCCAACCAACATTGgaggactcttttttttttttagcgccAAGTGATCTGTGTCGATTCAGACTCGTCAAAACGCGGTTTAGAAAAGGCGCACAAAACCAAAAAGCTTCCAAATTcagatttaaaaagtatttagcACACAAGTTCATTCATTGGTTTGAGCATCACCGTGGCAGAGCTAAATATGTAGAATAAAAAAGGTTCAttttggaagaacaaaaagcgTAATCCAAAATATCCTCAGAACGTAATGCAAAGAGctatttctaaaacaaaaatgcagtttCAGGGAAACCTAAACTCCGCTTTTTATTCATCCGTTATTCCAGAAACTTCCCACATAAATTACAACTTAACTTTTAGCTTTTACAGTAAGTCTttttcataaagaaaaaaaaatttagtgtGAAACATGAGAGCATAATGTTGAATCAAAAGGTGAAAGCGATCCTACGTCGCCCTCcacatttatttaagtttagtgtagtttactttttttaaatggggaAAATGGATGTGAGTGAACACTAACATGTAAATACGTGAGATAATAGCCAGGCAGCTAAATTTCCATCTCTTGTCCCACTGGAAGGTTTATGTCTATGCTTTTCTACATCGACCCAAGCACTGAGGAACCTTTAAACAGTAATGCATGGCTTCCTTTTTCACTGGGGAATAAATATGATGGGACACAGAGGTCTATTTCTCTGAGACCTTCTTCAAAAcaggaaagacaaaagaacatACTGTTCACATGAGACAGGTGTGTGGTGGTTGTCATAAATCAGGGTTGCAAGGAAATAGCTTCCTAACCTAACTTGCCAAATCACAGTAAAACTAATGGGACTGTAAACAAACAAGGGTGGGTGAGGACACACAGTTGATCTTTACCGCCAAGTTCAGCGAGGATGGTGGCACGAGAAatgtctgaagctcagtgtagGAGGGCCGTGGCAAAGGATTTCCAGTCTGTAATGACGCTGTTATAAAggattactttatttttaaggCTTTCGCACTAGCCCTTAAACACACTCCAGTCATCTCTCCATGCTAGTTTAGTGGCTCTCCCTTAACGATAAATCAGACATATGCAGACATCTAACAGAGCAGCTTCCGTCTAGTCAAGAGTAACCTCCTTTAGAGAAATgcggcaggaaaaaaaaaacgagtcgCCCTCTTAACGAAAGCAGCATTTTcaccattttttgtttttgtacatttattcTGTAACATTTACTTTAGGGGGCAGCTCACGGCGTGCGCAGCCCATTGGCTCTGGTCCTGACTCCCACCAGAGAGCTGGCCATACAGATAGAGAGACAGGCCAAGGAGCTGGTGATGAGAATCCCTAACATGAGAACGGCACTGCTTGTGGGAGGGATGCCTCTTCCTCCGCAGCTGCACCGCCTCAAGAGCAGCATCAAAGTAAAGtctcgctttttttttctctcttcccctcccattttattgttttgtgaatgtgttttttttgttttgtttttttaagtgaggCAACTTGCCCACATCATCGTGTTTCCTCTTAATCTCCATCAGATTGTTATCGCCACGCCTGGGAGGCTCATTGAAATCCTGAAGCAGAAAGAACTTCAACTTGACAAAGTAAAGATCTTGGTGGTTGACGAGGTAtgggcctttttaaaaaaaatattttccacaaaCCCTAATGTCTTTTATGCGTTAGGGCAACGCAGAATAGCCACCCTTGCGAAGAGAGAGGAAAGAGAAGCATGTTTTTCAAGTTGTCTTACAGATGTGAAAAGAGCGTAGCGCTTTTGTATTTGACCTGGACCAATCCCTCGTGGAGGAACATTTCACTGCAGCTCGCCAAGAAATTCACCTTTCGTGGAGTAAAATGACTACAGGCAGGAAAGCCCTGACATCTGTGGGCCGTGAAATGCTTTGAGCGACTGCTGTTGAAGCATCTGATAGAGATCGCAGGCCTCCCTGCTGAACAAGAACACCCTCAAAACAGGATTCTGCCACctggtgatttttatttttattttctgggtGATGGGTCGCGGTAGTTTTCCTCCGCACACAGTGGTTAGCATGTGGGCCAGAAGGGTCAAGTGCTTCATTAGACGTTTAAAGCTCACTTTCCTACTTTGCGTTGGTCCGTCTTATAAAGTCCCAATAAGATACTTTGAAGTTACTGGCTGTAGCAGGACACGATGTGAAAACGTACAAGAGGTAAAAATCCATTTCTAAGACACTTCCAACAGCACAGTCTTCTTACCTTGGCAAAAAGTCTGGGGTTTAAAAGTTCTAGCACTTCCAGGAAGAGGTCagaaaaaactaatccatgtgtttatttttagtagaattgattactgcaacggtgttttcacaggtctgcctaaaaagtggatcagacagctgcagctgatccagaacgctgctgcccgcgtcctcactaagactaagaaagtagagcacatcaccccagttctaaagtccttacactggctccctgtatctcagagaatagactttaaaatacttctgttagtctataaatccctgaatggcttagcacctaaatacatcacagacttgttatcagtgtatcaaccatccagaccactaaggtcttctggctccagtctactccacatacctagaaccagaactaaacacggagaagcagcatttagttcctatgctccactgatcaggaacaaacttccagaaaactgtaatgtgcggaaagcctgagttcctttaaatcgagattaaaaacacatttgtttaaaattgcctttgaatgctcaagttaaactgttttactgtttttaaatgttcttttttgtttctacattctatccctgcttgcttttattcctatattttaatcatgtaaagcactttgcattgtctctgtactgaattgtgctatataaataaatttgcctcgccttgccttgccttgtcagTAATGGTGGTGATAAAGTCACTTTCTAGCTACCAGTTCCTTCGTCACTTTGAAAACGCTCGCATCCCTTAGGTTGACACCATGTTGAAGATGGGCTTCCAGCAGCAGGTGCTGGAGGTTCTGGAGCACGTCCCAGAGGAGCACCAGACCCTGCTGGCCTCGGCCACCATCCCGGAAGGGACAGAGGAGCTGGCCGCCCGGCTAGTCCGCGACCCCGTGCGCATTGCCATCGGCGAGAAGAACCAGCCGTGCGCCAACGTCAGGCAGATCCTGCTGTGGGTGGAGGAGCCCtctaagaagaagaagctgtttGAAATCCTTAACGTAAGTTAGATTTTTAGTTTGGTTTGTGAAAGTGCACGTGCCTTAGTTTTAGGGTGAAAGGGCAGGTTTTGGAAATGATCTGGGTCTCCAAAAGAACAAACCCAACTTGTTAGAGGTTAGCACAAAAGGTACCTTTTTGGagattttgacattttgtttagtgaattacatccgtgtcttagttttgttttcGTACGCGTCTCACCAGTCCCGCCATGTACCGGCACCAGCTTGTTTTAAATTGGCAGCTAGATGTAGGAATTCCTTAAACTCCCAACAACCGGTCTCCCTCAACACCATATTTATAGAGCAATTACCACAGCCTTGGAGCCATGGCCCCGGTCCAGGAATCCCACAACATTCATCCAGGCAAAGAAAAGGGAGGTCTGCTTTCTTTGATCCAGTGAAAAGGCTGCGTTGGACCGTAGTTTACCTGCAAGTAGCCTCACTTTTAAAAAGATTGTATAACCATTCTTTaaaaagagagcagagaaacaCAATCTGTCTTGATTAAAGTAGAACCAGTTGTTACAAACATAATGCCTCGCTTCATACACATTACAGTTGCAGCTATATAAATGGAAATGTCTGGAAAGTTAATTTGtttctgaaactttttttttttttaattagagaaAAAATATGTATGCCTTCattacagtatttattttttcatattttgatgAAAGGTTTACAGGGAATGACTTATTATTCTGTCGGTagagacttttaaaaacatgtattgacagggtgcttgcgcaagtcttgaaagtcttaagaagtatggaattttgaaacactgttttccagaccttgaaaagtcttgaattttgtgtgaaagtcttaataaagtatgggaaaaaaaatgtgtggtagaattttacagtatgctcaaaggcattgtgaaatgagaaataggaaggtaggctataaaactataattttactataattttactaactggtcacatactgtattagcctaatggaatcaaacacttgtttgatgtgaaatccgtgtacttttcatgttttgaaacgttttcatcagtaaaagcataatttactgtgaataatgcatttgttcattgaatactagcctataaaaatgaacatttctaataaacagtttgtacaatctcaaccaatgaagtaggcagtaggcacacacgtatacaagtacataaagttaaggtcttggggaaaaaaaatatcagttttaaaaaagtctggaaaaagtctggaattttaatttggtaaaagagcaagcaccctgatTGATGATGT
The Fundulus heteroclitus isolate FHET01 chromosome 9, MU-UCD_Fhet_4.1, whole genome shotgun sequence genome window above contains:
- the ddx59 gene encoding probable ATP-dependent RNA helicase DDX59, translated to MFMPRALKVKRPAQGPAHGLNKKSKAEQEDRDQDDPQASSRSEEPREDPKTPEDTGEHLTERATCASGAQSSDDDDDDDEEEEPVKSFRKSQRWPEPGEPVCVMCGRYGEYICDATDNDVCSLECKANHLLQMGIRAGDHAFDVKDENTENRTPEARPPAANTGANEAGYSYREDPFISGLADEQVERIRSELGIKAEGRDVRRPIVEFEHCGFPPALSGNLKKAGYEAPTPVQMQMVPVGLTGRDVIASADTGSGKTVAFLLPVVVRALEGAAHGVRSPLALVLTPTRELAIQIERQAKELVMRIPNMRTALLVGGMPLPPQLHRLKSSIKIVIATPGRLIEILKQKELQLDKVKILVVDEVDTMLKMGFQQQVLEVLEHVPEEHQTLLASATIPEGTEELAARLVRDPVRIAIGEKNQPCANVRQILLWVEEPSKKKKLFEILNDNKLFQPPVVVFVDCKLGADLLCEAVAKVTGLTTVAIHSDKNQRERNRILKGLLDGDFEVVISTGVLGRGLDLVNVRLVVNFDMPNTMDEYVHQVGRAGRLGHRGTAITFLNNNNKRLFLEVVNRVKPTGSILPPQLLNSPHLYEQQKRERQKTKMRPDDTLVTKNNLLDIIKKHDRRKK